A genomic window from Vitis riparia cultivar Riparia Gloire de Montpellier isolate 1030 chromosome 16, EGFV_Vit.rip_1.0, whole genome shotgun sequence includes:
- the LOC117933580 gene encoding leucine-rich repeat receptor-like protein kinase PEPR1, whose translation MVFAISYYPHKVISWHPHSFKNGCGKPSAESSGSLVSPRFNVQPKRPICEVVMFLLLPCCVLLSLPFLLASSASISPAASYLLQFRSSLPKSSQHLLPWNKSDSPSHCQWPGVSCYSNDDPEVKSLNLSGYGLSGILANSISHVCSHKHLLSLDLSINNFTGGIPQLLGNCSRLSTILLNDNSLQGSIPAQIFSKQQLELNLGTNLLWGTIPSEVRLCRNLEYLGLYNNFLSGEIPRELFSLPKLKFLYLNTNNLTGALPNFPPSCAISDLWIHENALSGSLPHSLGNCRNLTMFFASYNNFGGIISPEIFKGLVQLEFLYLDSNRLEGQIPETLWGLGELKELVLSGNMLNGSIPERIAQCHQLAVLSLSSNNLVGQVPPSIGSLKDLYFVSLSDNMLQGSLPPEVGNCSSLVELRLQNNLIEGRIPSEVCKLENLEVFHLFNNHIKGRIPQQIGRMSNLVELALYNNSLTGRIPSGITHLKKLTFLSLADNNLTGEVPSEIGRNNSPGLVKLDLTGNRLYGLIPSYICSGNSLSVLALGNNSFNGTFPVELGKCSSLRRVILSYNLLQGSIPAELDKNPGISFLDARGNLLEGSIPPVVGSWSNLSMLDLSENRLSGSIPPELGMLGNLQMLLLSSNRLNGSIPPELGYCSQMIKMDLSKNSLSGNIPSGITSFVALQNLLLQDNNLSGVIPDSFSSLESLFELQLGNNMLEGSIPCSLGKLHQLNSVLNLSHNMLSGEIPRCLSGLDKLQILDLSSNNFSGTIPPELNSMVSLSFVNISFNHLSGKIPDAWMKSMASSPGSYLGNPELCLQGKADRDSYCGEAKNSHTKGLVLVGIILTVAFFIALLCAAIYITLDHRLRQQLSSQTRSPLHECRSKTEDLPDDLKLEDIIKATEGWNDRYVIGRGKHGTVYRTETENSRRNWAVKKVDLSETNFSLEMRTLSLVRHRNVVRMAGYCIKDGYGFIVTEYMEGGTLFDVLHWRKPLVLNWDSRYRIALGIAQGLSYLHHDCVPQIIHRDVKSDNILMDSELEPKIGDFGLAKLVSDDSDASSTMSAIVGTLGYIAPENGHSTRLTEKCDVYSYGVILLELLCRKLPVDPSFEEGLDIVSWTRKNLQENNECCSFLDVEIGSWNVDEQWKALKLLELALDCSELEPGIRPSMRDVVGYLIKLNDKQ comes from the exons ATGGTTTTTGCCATTTCCTACTACCCCCATAAGGTCATCAGCTGGCATCCCCACAGTTTCAAGAATGGCTGTGGAAAACCATCAGCAGAAAGCAGTGGCAGCCTCGTAAGTCCTCGATTTAATGTTCAACCCAAGCGGCCAATCTGCGAAGTCGTCATGTTCTTGCTGCTCCCTTGCTGTGTTCTCCTCTCCCTTCCGTTTCTTTTAGCTTCATCAGCCTCAATATCCCCAGCTGCCAGTTATCTTCTCCAGTTTCGAAGCAGTCTTCCCAAGTCTTCTCAGCATCTCTTGCCATGGAATAAGTCTGATTCACCTTCTCACTGCCAGTGGCCAGGAGTTTCTTGCTACTCCAATGATGATCCTGAAGTCAAGTCCTTAAACCTCTCTGGCTATGGACTGTCTGGAATCTTGGCCAACTCCATATCCCATGTCTGCAGCCATAAGCATTTGCTCTCCCTTGATCTCAGCATCAACAACTTCACTGGTGGAATCCCTCAGCTGCTGGGAAACTGCAGCCGACTGAGTACGATTCTCCTTAATGACAATAGCCTCCAAGGATCAATCCCTGCTCAGATTTTCTCAAAGCAGCAGTTAGAACTCAACTTGGGGACTAACTTGCTCTGGGGTACAATTCCTTCTGAGGTAAGATTATGCAGGAATCTTGAATATTTAGGACTGTATAACAATTTCTTATCTGGGGAGATTCCAAGAGAATTATTCTCTCTACCAAAGCTGAAGTTTCTGTATTTGAACACCAATAATCTCACTGGAGCTTTACCAAACTTCCCACCATCATGTGCCATTTCTGATCTTTGGATTCATGAGAATGCTCTCTCTGGATCTTTACCTCATTCTCTGGGAAACTGCAGAAACCTCACTATGTTCTTTGCATCTTATAACAACTTTGGAGGGATCATTTCACCAGAGATCTTCAAAGGTCTGGTGCAGCTTGAATTTCTCTATCTTGATTCCAACAGACTTGAGGGGCAGATCCCAGAGACTTTGTGGGGTCTTGGGGAGTTAAAAGAGCTTGTTCTTTCGGGGAATATGCTTAATGGGAGCATACCTGAAAGGATAGCTCAATGCCATCAGCTAGCTGTTCTATCACTCTCCAGTAATAATCTGGTTGGGCAGGTTCCTCCATCAATTGGAAGTCTCAAAGATCTATACTTTGTTTCTCTCTCTGATAACATGCTTCAAGGCTCATTGCCTCCAGAGGTTGGAAATTGTAGTTCTCTAGTTGAACTTAGGCTCCAGAACAACTTGATTGAAGGGAGAATCCCCTCAGAAGTCTGCAAACTTGAGAATCTTGAGGTATTTCATTTGTTCAACAATCATATCAAGGGCCGAATTCCTCAGCAGATAGGAAGAATGAGCAACCTTGTGGAGTTGGCTCTGTATAACAATAGCTTGACTGGTAGAATTCCATCAGGGATTACCCATTTGAAAAAACTCACATTCCTGTCCTTAGCTGACAATAATCTCACTGGGGAGGTGCCTTCTGAGATTGGGAGAAACAACTCTCCTGGTCTAGTTAAGTTGGATTTAACTGGGAATCGCCTTTATGGACTGATTCCTTCATATATATGCAGTGGCAATAGCCTTTCAGTTTTGGCTCTTGGAAACAATAGTTTCAATGGGACTTTTCCAGTTGAACTTGGAAAATGCTCCTCTCTTAGGAGAGTGATTCTTAGTTATAATCTTCTGCAAGGGAGTATACCAGCAGAATTGGATAAGAACCCAGGAATTTCTTTCTTAGACGCTCGAGGAAACTTGCTGGAAGGCAGCATACCCCCAGTGGTTGGTTCTTGGAGCAACCTCTCAATGCTTGATCTTTCAGAAAATAGGCTATCTGGCTCTATACCTCCTGAGCTTGGAATGCTGGGAAATCTTCAAATGTTACTACTTTCTTCAAACAGACTGAATGGAAGCATTCCTCCTGAGCTGGGGTATTGCTCACAAATGATCAAAATGGACCTCAGCAAGAACTCTCTCTCAGGAAACATTCCTTCAGGGATCACTTCATTTGTGGCCCTGCAGAACCTTCTCCTTCAAGACAACAACCTCAGTGGAGTGATTCCAGACTCATTCTCTTCACTGGAGAGTCTCTTTGAGTTGCAGCTTGGAAACAACATGCTTGAAGGCTCTATCCCTTGCAGCTTAGGCAAACTTCACCAGCTCAATTCAGTACTTAACCTGAGCCACAATATGCTCTCTGGGGAAATCCCCAGATGCCTCAGCGGTTTAGACAAGTTACAGATTCTTGATCTCTCAAGCAACAATTTCTCTGGAACAATTCCGCCTGAACTGAACAGCATGGTGTCCCTTTCCTTTGTGAACATATCATTCAACCATCTCTCTGGGAAAATCCCAGATGCCTGGATGAAATCAATGGCTTCATCTCCAGGGTCTTATCTAGGAAACCCAGAACTCTGCCTGCAGGGAAAGGCAGATAGAGATAGTTATTGTGGGGAAGCAAAAAACTCCCATACAAAAGGCCTAGTGCTGGTTGGCATCATTCTAACTGTGGCTTTCTTTATAGCATTACTCTGTGCTGCAATTTACATAACCTTGGATCATCGACTCAGACAGCAACTTTCCTCCCAGACTCGATCTCCTCTTCATGAGTGCCGATCAAAGACTGAGGATTTGCCCGATGATTTGAAactagaagatattataaaggCGACAGAAGGGTGGAATGATAGGTATGTGATTGGAAGAGGCAAGCATGGAACTGTTTACAGGACAGAAACTGAGAACTCCAGAAGGAACTGGGCTGTGAAGAAGGTGGATTTGTCTGAGACAAACTTCAGCCTTGAGATGAGGACTTTGAGCTTGGTTAGGCACAGAAATGTTGTGAGAATGGCAGGATATTGCATCAAAGATGGCTATGGTTTCATTGTGACCGAGTACATGGAAGGTGGGACCCTCTTTGATGTGCTGCATTGGAGAAAACCTCTGGTTTTGAACTGGGATTCACGGTATCGTATCGCTCTTGGCATAGCTCAAGGCCTTTCTTATCTTCACCATGATTGTGTGCCACAAATCATACACAGAGACGTGAAATCAGACAACATCTTGATGGATTCTGAATTGGAGCCAAAGATTGGAGACTTTGGATTGGCAAAACTGGTTTCTGATGATTCTGATGCAAGTTCTACAATGTCTGCAATTGTAGGAACACTTGGCTACATCGCACCAG AAAATGGACACTCAACCCGGTTGACAGAGAAGTGTGATGTGTACAGCTATGGAGTCATTTTGCTAGAGCTTCTCTGCAGAAAACTGCCAGTGGACCCTTCCTTTGAAGAAGGCCTGGATATTGTGTCCTGGACGAGGAAGAACTTGCAGGAGAACAATGAATGCTGTAGCTTCCTTGATGTGGAAATTGGTTCCTGGAATGTAGATGAACAATGGAAGGCATTGAAGCTGCTGGAGTTGGCACTGGATTGCAGTGAACTGGAGCCTGGCATAAGGCCCTCTATGAGAGATGTAGTGGGATATCTTATAAAGTTGAATGATAAACAATAA
- the LOC117933583 gene encoding uncharacterized protein LOC117933583: MGFVLRVRLASFFAGAATASFLGLYILHKDYKVAHESISRQMKGLNDSLDARISALEKFKEVEASQSVEATE, encoded by the exons ATGGGGTTTGTGCTGAGGGTCAGATTAGCGTCCTTTTTCGCCGGCGCCGCAACGGCGTCATTTTTGGGTCTCTATATTCTTCACAAGGACTACAAGGTTGCCCACGAATCAATCTCTCGACAG ATGAAAGGCCTTAATGATTCCCTGGATGCACGAATTTCTGCCCTGGAGAAATTTAAAGAGGTTGAGGCCTCGCAGTCTGTGGAAGCAACAGAGTAG
- the LOC117933582 gene encoding GRF1-interacting factor 2-like → MQQQPPQMMNIAPSFPPTAITTEQIQKYLDENKQLILAILENQNLGKLAECAQYQAQLQKNLIYLAAIADAQPPAPTVPPQMPIHHAMQQGHYMQHPQAAAAQQQPGVFGAKLPFQLSDQQQQQQQQHHLLHLQQQQPIQGLMGMRPIINNGMHQAMQTGLGALSGLMDVRGSKPDGSEVGSGDGQGKSASGHGSGNRDS, encoded by the exons ATGCAGCAGCAACCACCACAGATGATGAACATTGCGCCTTCATTTCCTCCCACCGCCATCACCACTGAACAGATTCAGAAG TATCTGGATGAGAACAAACAACTGATTCTGGCAATTCTGGAAAACCAGAACCTTGGAAAACTCGCCGAGTGTGCCCA ATATCAAGCCCAGCTTCAGAAGAACTTGATATATCTAGCTGCAATTGCTGATGCCCAACCACCAGCACCAACAGTGCCTCCTCAG ATGCCTATACATCATGCCATGCAACAAGGGCATTACATGCAACACCCTCAGGCTGCTGCAGCTCAGCAACAACCAGGCGTGTTTGGTGCAAAGTTGCCTTTCCAGCTTAGTGATCAGcaacaacagcagcagcagcagcatcaTCTTCTACACCTCCAACAACAGCAACCCATCCAAGGGCTCATGGGCATGAGGCCTATCATCAACAATGGCATGCATCAGGCCATGCAAACTGGGCTTGGTGCTTTGAGCGGTCTCATGGATGTACGTGGAAGCAAGCCAGATGGCTCAGAGGTTGGTTCTGGTGATGGCCAAGGGAAGTCAGCTTCTGGACATGGCAGTGGAAATAGAGATTCCTAA